The following proteins are co-located in the Phaenicophaeus curvirostris isolate KB17595 chromosome 12, BPBGC_Pcur_1.0, whole genome shotgun sequence genome:
- the UNC45A gene encoding protein unc-45 homolog A isoform X2: MEEAEAEAVTAAQLRERGNALFQAGDHAAALAAYTRALSLCDAATERAVLHRNRAACYLRLEDYAKAEADATKAIEADGRDMKALFRRSQALQKLGRLDQAVSDLQRCVSLEPKNKAFQEALRALGSAMHERMKTMSCTDSKVEQMFRILLDPEEKDEDKKEKAAQNLIVLAREEAGAEKIFQSDGVRLLTELLDTAKADLMLAALRTLVGLCSGHRSRTMAILAELGAPRLSAVLGVEHEQVSLAACNLLHVMFDSLKEGLQKDFRGKEDAMVLDSSKDLKLLIKHLLELLALEGASAHGRDNALNLLIKVVPRKSPKEPNNSMSLWVIDQGLKKILEVGSTVSGTPGCLPVTENSRMSTSVLLSKLYDDLKCDAERENFHRSCEEYVKSWFEGHELAGKLRAIQTVSCLLQGPSDAGNRVLELEGIMDSMLSLCASVREAHQLVAVEALIHAADKAKRASFITANGVTLLKEIYKHSERDSIRIRALVGLCKLGSAGGTDFSMKQFAEGSTMKLAKQCRKWLCNETIDAGTRRWAVEGLAYLTFDADVKEEFVEDKAAMQAMFHLAKSEDRSVLYAVASTLVNCTNSYDHEEPDPQMLELAKYAKQHIPEQHPKDKPDFVKRRVRKLLTAGVVSALACMVKSENPALTNSCRELISRVFLALVEEAEDRGSVVAQGGGKALIPLSLEGTEVGQTKAAQALAKITITSNPEMAFPGERVYEVVRPLVSLLHLQRTGLENFEGLMALTNLAGISERLRQKILKEKAVPMIEGYMFEEHELIRLAATECMCNMAMSKEVQELFLAEGSDRLKLMVLYSGEEDERLRRAASGTLAMLTALHPPICKRIPQVTVHWLEILQALLLSPSTELQHRGAVVVMNMMAAEREVAEQLIASEILEILSVLAKDTDKPRVAQAAKESLAQAVAYGLIQPSPGQE; the protein is encoded by the exons ATGGAGGAGGCGGAGGCGGAGGCG GTGACGGCGGCGCAGCTGCGGGAGCGGGGCAACGCGCTGTTCCAGGCCGGGGACCACGCCGCCGCGCTGGCCGCCTACACGCGGGCGCTGAGCCTCTGCGACGCCGCCACCGAGCGAGCCGTGCTGCACCGGAACCGCGCCGCCTGCTACCTGCGGCTG GAGGACTACGCCAAGGCAGAGGCTGATGCAACTAAAG CCATTGAAGCCGATGGCCGGGACATGAAGGCGCTGTTCCGCCGCAGCCAGGCGCTGCAGAAGCTGGGCCGCCTGGACCAGGCTGTCAGTGACCTGCAGCGCTGCGTCAGCCTGGAGCCCAAGAACAAGGCCTTCCAGGAGGCCTTGCGTGCCCTGGGCAGCGCCATGCACGAGAGG ATGAAGACTATGTCCTGCACGGACTCAAAGGTGGAGCAGATGTTCCGGATTTTGCTGGATCCTGAAgaaaaggatgaggacaagaaAGAGAAG GCCGCGCAGAACCTGATTGTACTGGCACGAGAGgaggctggagcagagaagaTTTTTCAGAGTGATGGAGTGCGACTGCTGACGGAGCTGCTTGACACGGCCAAGGCTGACCTGATGCTGGCAGCTCTGCGCACGCTGGTGGGGCTGTGCTCCGGGCACCGCTCCCGG ACCATGGCCATCTTGGCAGAGCTGGGGGCCCCTCGTCTCTCCGCGGTGCTGGGTGTGGAGCATGAGCAAGTTTCTCTGGCTGCCTGCAATCTTCTGCACGTGATGTTCGATTCTCTGAAGGAGGGGCTGCAGAAGGACTTCCGTGGGAAGGAGGATGCAATGGTGCTGG ATTCCTCCAAGGACCTGAAGCTGCTGATCAAGcacctcctggagctgctggcgcTGGAAGGGGCATCTGCACACGGCCGTGACAACGCCCTCAACCTGCTCATCAAGGTGGTGCCAAGGAAGTCGCCGAAGGAGCCCAACAACAGCATGAGCCTTTGGGTCATCGACCAGG GCCTAAAGAAGATTCTGGAAGTGGGGAGTACAGTGAGCGGCACCCCAGGCTGCCTGCCCGTGACAGAGAACAGCCGGATGAGCACCTCGGTTCTGCTCAGCAAACTTTATGACGACCTGAAATGCGATGCTGAGCGAGAAAACTTCCACCGCTCGTGCGAGGAATACGTGAA GAGCTGGTTCGAGGGGCATGAGCTGGCTGGGAAGCTGCGAGCCATCCAGACGGTGTCATGCTTGCTGCAGGGTCCCTCGGATGCTGGGAACAgggtgctggagctggaggggaTCATGGACAGCATGCTGTCCCTCTGTGCCTCCGTCCGTGAGGCCCATCAGCTGGTGGCGGTAGAAGCACTGATCCATGCTGCCGACAAGGCCAAGCGCGCCTCCTTCATCACTGCCAACGGCGTCACCCTGCTCAAGGAGATCTACAAGCACAGTGAGAGGGACAGCATCCGCATCCGGGCGCTGGTG GGGCTCTGCAAGCTGGGCTCCGCTGGAGGCACCGACTTCAGCATGAAGCAGTTTGCTGAGGGTTCCACAATGAAGTTGGCCAAGCAGTGCCGCAA GTGGCTCTGCAATGAGACGATCGACGCGGGCACGCGGCGCTGGGCAGTGGAGGGCCTGGCCTACCTCACCTTTGATGCGGATGTCAAGGAGGAGTTTGTGGAGGACAAGGCAGCGATGCAGGCCATGTTCCACCTGGCCAAG TCAGAGGACAGGAGCGTGCTCTATGCTGTCGCCTCCACGCTGGTGAACTGCACCAACAGctacgaccacgaggagccaGACCCCCAGATGCTGGAGCTGGCTAAGTACGCCAAGCAGCACATTCCAGAGCAGCACCCCAAG GACAAGCCGGACTTCGTGAAGCGCAGGGTGCGGAAGCTGCTGACGGCTGGTGTGGTGTCGGCTCTGGCCTGCATGGTGAAGAGTGAGAACCCGGCGCTCACCAACTCCTGCCGGGAGCTGATCTCCAG agtgttcctggcactggtggaggaggcagaggacCGGGGAAGCGTGGTTGCACAGGGAGGAGGCAAG GCTCTCATCCCACTGTCACTGGAGGGCACTGAGGTGGGGCAGACCAAGGCAGCTCAGGCCCTGGCAAAGATCACCATCACCTCCAACCCGGAGATGGCGTTCCCTGGAGAGCGG GTCTACGAGGTGGTCCGGCCCCTGGTGAGCCTCCTGCACCTTCAGCGCACAGGCCTGGAGAACTTCGAGGGGCTGATGGCGTTAACCAACCTGGCTGGCATCAGCGAGAGGCTGCG GCAGAAGATCCTGAAGGAGAAGGCTGTGCCCATGATCGAGGGGTACATGTTTGAGGAGCACGAACTGATCCGGCTGGCTGCAACGGAGTGCATGTGTAACATGGCCATGAGCAAGGAG gtgCAGGAGCTGTTCCTGGCCGAGGGCAGTGACAGGCTGAAGCTGATGGTGCTGTACAGCGGTGAGGAGGACGAGAGGTTGCGGCGGGCAGCCTCAGGGACCCTGGCCATGCTGACCGCCCTGCACCCCCCTATCTGCAAGCGGATTCCCCAGGTG ACCGTGCACTGGCTGGAGATCCTGCAGGCGCTGCTGCTGAGccccagcacagagctgcagcaccGCGGGGCCGTGGTGGTGATGAACATGATGGCAGCCGAGCGGGAGGTGGCGGAGCAGCTCATCGCCAGCGAGATTCTGGAGATCCTCTCTGTACTCGCCAAGGACACGGACAAGCCACGCGTGGCCCAGGCAGCCAAGGAGAGCCTGGCGCAGGCGGTGGCCTATGGTctcatccagcccagccccgGGCAGGAATGA
- the UNC45A gene encoding protein unc-45 homolog A isoform X1, translating into MEEAEAEAVTAAQLRERGNALFQAGDHAAALAAYTRALSLCDAATERAVLHRNRAACYLRLEDYAKAEADATKAIEADGRDMKALFRRSQALQKLGRLDQAVSDLQRCVSLEPKNKAFQEALRALGSAMHERMKTMSCTDSKVEQMFRILLDPEEKDEDKKEKAAQNLIVLAREEAGAEKIFQSDGVRLLTELLDTAKADLMLAALRTLVGLCSGHRSRTMAILAELGAPRLSAVLGVEHEQVSLAACNLLHVMFDSLKEGLQKDFRGKEDAMVLDSSKDLKLLIKHLLELLALEGASAHGRDNALNLLIKVVPRKSPKEPNNSMSLWVIDQGLKKILEVGSTVSGTPGCLPVTENSRMSTSVLLSKLYDDLKCDAERENFHRSCEEYVKSWFEGHELAGKLRAIQTVSCLLQGPSDAGNRVLELEGIMDSMLSLCASVREAHQLVAVEALIHAADKAKRASFITANGVTLLKEIYKHSERDSIRIRALVGLCKLGSAGGTDFSMKQFAEGSTMKLAKQCRKWLCNETIDAGTRRWAVEGLAYLTFDADVKEEFVEDKAAMQAMFHLAKSEDRSVLYAVASTLVNCTNSYDHEEPDPQMLELAKYAKQHIPEQHPKDKPDFVKRRVRKLLTAGVVSALACMVKSENPALTNSCRELISRVFLALVEEAEDRGSVVAQGGGKALIPLSLEGTEVGQTKAAQALAKITITSNPEMAFPGERVYEVVRPLVSLLHLQRTGLENFEGLMALTNLAGISERLRQKILKEKAVPMIEGYMFEEHELIRLAATECMCNMAMSKEVRAGPGHVGHLRWPPHPELPPPPPLQVQELFLAEGSDRLKLMVLYSGEEDERLRRAASGTLAMLTALHPPICKRIPQVTVHWLEILQALLLSPSTELQHRGAVVVMNMMAAEREVAEQLIASEILEILSVLAKDTDKPRVAQAAKESLAQAVAYGLIQPSPGQE; encoded by the exons ATGGAGGAGGCGGAGGCGGAGGCG GTGACGGCGGCGCAGCTGCGGGAGCGGGGCAACGCGCTGTTCCAGGCCGGGGACCACGCCGCCGCGCTGGCCGCCTACACGCGGGCGCTGAGCCTCTGCGACGCCGCCACCGAGCGAGCCGTGCTGCACCGGAACCGCGCCGCCTGCTACCTGCGGCTG GAGGACTACGCCAAGGCAGAGGCTGATGCAACTAAAG CCATTGAAGCCGATGGCCGGGACATGAAGGCGCTGTTCCGCCGCAGCCAGGCGCTGCAGAAGCTGGGCCGCCTGGACCAGGCTGTCAGTGACCTGCAGCGCTGCGTCAGCCTGGAGCCCAAGAACAAGGCCTTCCAGGAGGCCTTGCGTGCCCTGGGCAGCGCCATGCACGAGAGG ATGAAGACTATGTCCTGCACGGACTCAAAGGTGGAGCAGATGTTCCGGATTTTGCTGGATCCTGAAgaaaaggatgaggacaagaaAGAGAAG GCCGCGCAGAACCTGATTGTACTGGCACGAGAGgaggctggagcagagaagaTTTTTCAGAGTGATGGAGTGCGACTGCTGACGGAGCTGCTTGACACGGCCAAGGCTGACCTGATGCTGGCAGCTCTGCGCACGCTGGTGGGGCTGTGCTCCGGGCACCGCTCCCGG ACCATGGCCATCTTGGCAGAGCTGGGGGCCCCTCGTCTCTCCGCGGTGCTGGGTGTGGAGCATGAGCAAGTTTCTCTGGCTGCCTGCAATCTTCTGCACGTGATGTTCGATTCTCTGAAGGAGGGGCTGCAGAAGGACTTCCGTGGGAAGGAGGATGCAATGGTGCTGG ATTCCTCCAAGGACCTGAAGCTGCTGATCAAGcacctcctggagctgctggcgcTGGAAGGGGCATCTGCACACGGCCGTGACAACGCCCTCAACCTGCTCATCAAGGTGGTGCCAAGGAAGTCGCCGAAGGAGCCCAACAACAGCATGAGCCTTTGGGTCATCGACCAGG GCCTAAAGAAGATTCTGGAAGTGGGGAGTACAGTGAGCGGCACCCCAGGCTGCCTGCCCGTGACAGAGAACAGCCGGATGAGCACCTCGGTTCTGCTCAGCAAACTTTATGACGACCTGAAATGCGATGCTGAGCGAGAAAACTTCCACCGCTCGTGCGAGGAATACGTGAA GAGCTGGTTCGAGGGGCATGAGCTGGCTGGGAAGCTGCGAGCCATCCAGACGGTGTCATGCTTGCTGCAGGGTCCCTCGGATGCTGGGAACAgggtgctggagctggaggggaTCATGGACAGCATGCTGTCCCTCTGTGCCTCCGTCCGTGAGGCCCATCAGCTGGTGGCGGTAGAAGCACTGATCCATGCTGCCGACAAGGCCAAGCGCGCCTCCTTCATCACTGCCAACGGCGTCACCCTGCTCAAGGAGATCTACAAGCACAGTGAGAGGGACAGCATCCGCATCCGGGCGCTGGTG GGGCTCTGCAAGCTGGGCTCCGCTGGAGGCACCGACTTCAGCATGAAGCAGTTTGCTGAGGGTTCCACAATGAAGTTGGCCAAGCAGTGCCGCAA GTGGCTCTGCAATGAGACGATCGACGCGGGCACGCGGCGCTGGGCAGTGGAGGGCCTGGCCTACCTCACCTTTGATGCGGATGTCAAGGAGGAGTTTGTGGAGGACAAGGCAGCGATGCAGGCCATGTTCCACCTGGCCAAG TCAGAGGACAGGAGCGTGCTCTATGCTGTCGCCTCCACGCTGGTGAACTGCACCAACAGctacgaccacgaggagccaGACCCCCAGATGCTGGAGCTGGCTAAGTACGCCAAGCAGCACATTCCAGAGCAGCACCCCAAG GACAAGCCGGACTTCGTGAAGCGCAGGGTGCGGAAGCTGCTGACGGCTGGTGTGGTGTCGGCTCTGGCCTGCATGGTGAAGAGTGAGAACCCGGCGCTCACCAACTCCTGCCGGGAGCTGATCTCCAG agtgttcctggcactggtggaggaggcagaggacCGGGGAAGCGTGGTTGCACAGGGAGGAGGCAAG GCTCTCATCCCACTGTCACTGGAGGGCACTGAGGTGGGGCAGACCAAGGCAGCTCAGGCCCTGGCAAAGATCACCATCACCTCCAACCCGGAGATGGCGTTCCCTGGAGAGCGG GTCTACGAGGTGGTCCGGCCCCTGGTGAGCCTCCTGCACCTTCAGCGCACAGGCCTGGAGAACTTCGAGGGGCTGATGGCGTTAACCAACCTGGCTGGCATCAGCGAGAGGCTGCG GCAGAAGATCCTGAAGGAGAAGGCTGTGCCCATGATCGAGGGGTACATGTTTGAGGAGCACGAACTGATCCGGCTGGCTGCAACGGAGTGCATGTGTAACATGGCCATGAGCAAGGAGGTGAGGGCTGGGCCGGGACACGTGGGGCACCTGCGCTGGCCCCCACACCCCGAgctgccccctcctcctcctctgcaggtgCAGGAGCTGTTCCTGGCCGAGGGCAGTGACAGGCTGAAGCTGATGGTGCTGTACAGCGGTGAGGAGGACGAGAGGTTGCGGCGGGCAGCCTCAGGGACCCTGGCCATGCTGACCGCCCTGCACCCCCCTATCTGCAAGCGGATTCCCCAGGTG ACCGTGCACTGGCTGGAGATCCTGCAGGCGCTGCTGCTGAGccccagcacagagctgcagcaccGCGGGGCCGTGGTGGTGATGAACATGATGGCAGCCGAGCGGGAGGTGGCGGAGCAGCTCATCGCCAGCGAGATTCTGGAGATCCTCTCTGTACTCGCCAAGGACACGGACAAGCCACGCGTGGCCCAGGCAGCCAAGGAGAGCCTGGCGCAGGCGGTGGCCTATGGTctcatccagcccagccccgGGCAGGAATGA
- the LOC138725822 gene encoding protein shisa-like-1a: protein MARLAGGQAAAQPACPQPHGGRSPRAAAPPAALAHGTRIPRWAEVPNQSPRACGRCPLWVSVQNLHLCEGYTGPDGRYHPGFYCPRLSDPAGHRFCCRPSPRALKSCCSQVALEALTGLNASSLAGRGVLRHPLALPFAGLYGLLILLLMAVDLIHFCRTRHCRLSRFVPCTCRPPCGPRPPASRVC from the exons ATGGCACGGCTGGCGGGGGGCCAGGCTGCGGCACAGCCcgcctgcccccagccccacggcggGCGCTCGCCCCGTGCTGCAGCCCCACCTGCAGCCCTCGCCCATGGCACCCGCATCCCCAGGTGGGCCGAGGTGCCCAACCAGAGCCCACGGGCCTGTGGCCGGTGCCCGCTgtggg TCTCGGTGCAGAACCTGCACCTCTGTGAGGGCTACACGGGCCCCGACGGCCGCTACCACCCCGGCTTCTACTGCCCGCGGCTGAGCGACCCGGCCGGCCATCGCTTCTGCTGCCGCCCCAGCCCGCGCGCCCTCAagtcctgctgctcccaggTGGCCCTGGAGGCCCTCACCGGGCTGAACGCCTCCAGCCTGGCCGGCCGCGGCGTCCTCCG GCACCCGCTGGCTCTGCCCTTCGCGGGGCTCTACGggctcctcatcctcctcctcatggCCGTCGACCTCATCCACTTCTGCCGGACCCGGCACTGCCGCCTCAGCCGCTTCGTGCCCTGCACCTGCCGCCCGCCCTGCGGCCCCCGGCCGCCCGCCAGCCGCGTGTGCTGA